A region of Neovison vison isolate M4711 chromosome 7, ASM_NN_V1, whole genome shotgun sequence DNA encodes the following proteins:
- the LOC122913819 gene encoding free fatty acid receptor 2-like, producing MALNFQEIALLSAYIIYFLAGLPANLLALRAFTGRVRQPHPAPIHILLLSLTLGDLLLLLLLPFKMIEIVNNFRWPLGDTLCALTAYGFYSSIYYSTWLLMGISIERYRSVAFPVQYKQSRRPIYGVIASLVSCLLSFGHCSIVIIVHYLPAQKEGVDDSIVLPACYEDFSEEQLKVLLPVRLELCLFLFFVPMVVTIFCYWRFVWIMLSRPQVGTRKRWRAVGLAAVTLFNFLVCFGPYNVSHVVGFFQKTSERWRVCAVLLSALNACVDPLIFYFSSSAMRKAFDQRLRGLQSWGVLLSGYCRRRTGEPAAERDGSLGMANVNFTGD from the coding sequence ATGGCCCTAAATTTCCAAGAGAttgctctcctctctgcctacataaTATATTTCCTCGCCGGTCTCCCTGCCAACCTCCTGGCCCTGCGGGCCTTCACAGGACGGGTCCGccagccccaccctgcccccatccACATCCTCCTGCTCAGCCTGACGCTCGGGgacctcctcctgctgctgctgctgcccttcAAGATGATCGAGATCGTGAACAACTTCCGCTGGCCCCTGGGAGACACGCTCTGTGCCCTCACCGCCTACGGCTTCTACAGCAGCATCTACTACAGCACGTGGCTTCTGATGGGCATCAGCATCGAGCGCTACCGCAGTGTGGCTTTCCCTGTGCAGTACAAGCAGTCCCGTCGACCCATATATGGAGTGATTGCCTCTCTGGTCTCCTGTCTCTTGTCCTTCGGACACTGTAGCATTGTGATCATCGTCCATTACTTACCAGCCCAGAAGGAGGGGGTTGATGATTCCATAGTCCTCCCTGCCTGCTATGAGGACTTCTCCGAAGAGCAACTGAAAGTGTTGCTTCCTGTGCGGCTAGAgctgtgtctcttcctcttctttgtcCCCATGGTGGTCACCATCTTCTGCTACTGGCGCTTCGTGTGGATCATGCTCTCTAGACCCCAAGTGGGAACACGGAAGCGCTGGAGAGCTGTGGGGTTGGCCGCTGTGACCCTCTTCAACTTCTTGGTCTGCTTTGGGCCTTATAATGTGTCTCATGTGGTGGGATTCTTCCAGAAAACGAGTGAACGGTGGCGGGTGTGCGCCGTGTTGCTCAGTGCTCTCAATGCTTGTGTCGACCCCTTGATTTTCTACTTCTCCTCCTCAGCTATGCGCAAAGCCTTTGATCAAAGGCTACGGGGTCTGCAGAGCTGGGGTGTCTTACTGTCAGGGTACTGTAGGAGGAGAACTGGGGAGCCGGctgcagagagagatgggagttTAGGTATGGCCAATGTCAACTTCACAGGAGACTGA